CTTTGAGGTCGGTGTGGAAGGCGTTGCCCGCGTCGTCGACGCGGATGGTGAAACAGAGGTTCTTCGGATCGTCGCCGACGATAAAGACCGGCCAGAAAGGGAGATATTCCCCGCGGATTACGCCGTACAGATAGATAAGCGGGAACTGGTGTTTCCAGGCGAGTCGAAGTCCGACGTTGTCGTGATGATCGGGATCCGTACCGCGGTAGCGATATCGGATCGTCCCTTCGTCGTCGATCCTGTCGTCGTAAGGCCTCGGCTTGCCCGGCACGATCGGCGCAGTGCGGATCGTCAGGGGAATTCTCGGCAACACCGCCGGCTTGAAGATACCCTGCGGTCCTAGCAGAGGAACCCGCCTATTTTCGAACTCGAATCCGCGGCTGAGGATCCGGTGGGGCAGTACTTCGCCGTGCAGGGCCGTTTGTTCCTTCAAAAACTCGAACGCCGCGAGTCTGACTTCGGAACGATCCAAGGCGTACCCCCTGCCGAAAGGAAAAGCTCTTTATAAATCGATGCGTGCGCTAGTTCCGAAAGATCTCTTCATAGTGCCACTCAAGGATTCTCTTGTCCGGCTGAAAGCTCTCTTCCCGCGGCAACAGGATTCGGCG
This region of Candidatus Eisenbacteria bacterium genomic DNA includes:
- a CDS encoding HNH endonuclease, whose translation is MDRSEVRLAAFEFLKEQTALHGEVLPHRILSRGFEFENRRVPLLGPQGIFKPAVLPRIPLTIRTAPIVPGKPRPYDDRIDDEGTIRYRYRGTDPDHHDNVGLRLAWKHQFPLIYLYGVIRGEYLPFWPVFIVGDDPKNLCFTIRVDDAGNAFHTDLKGVAEAATEERRRYITVVSQRRMHQQGFRRRVLNAYRESCAICRLRHQELLDAAHILPDRDPRGEPLISNGLALCKIHHAAFDRNVLGIRPDHRVEIRTDILEEEDGPMLRHGLQDIHGEEIFTPRRPEWRPNPDYLAARYEIFRRTA